The following coding sequences lie in one Tichowtungia aerotolerans genomic window:
- the mnmA gene encoding tRNA 2-thiouridine(34) synthase MnmA — MKKRVAVGMSGGTDSSVVAALLAEQGWEVIGLTAHMWKEGSRCCSLEDVTRAKKVCAALGIRHYVVNAQDRFEERVVSSFAGEYAAGRTPSPCISCNQFIKFGFLLDRAVQLDCQMLATGHYAQVEELDGQYHLRRAIDPKKDQAYFLHRLSQKQLAHILFPLGGWTKDKVKQWSTDHNLPVVPRGESQDLCFVEAGRYAEFVETRIPEIKKKGEVLDDQGNVLAEHEGIHRFTVGQRGGTGVATGERVYVSDINADDNSITLAPREKVMKSSCVVTDAHWISGVFPNLGNSLHEGADNLPDIGKFTVQSRYGHRGAAAAIEKISDSEFRVLFDEPQFALTPGQAAVVFSDTECLGGGWILNAE, encoded by the coding sequence ATGAAAAAGCGCGTGGCAGTAGGAATGAGTGGGGGAACCGACAGCTCGGTAGTCGCGGCTCTGCTCGCCGAGCAGGGATGGGAAGTGATCGGCCTGACCGCACACATGTGGAAAGAAGGGTCTCGATGCTGTTCTCTTGAGGATGTTACCCGGGCCAAGAAAGTCTGCGCTGCGCTTGGTATTCGCCATTATGTGGTCAACGCGCAGGACCGTTTTGAGGAGCGCGTGGTTTCTTCGTTTGCCGGGGAGTATGCTGCGGGACGAACGCCGTCGCCGTGTATATCCTGCAACCAGTTCATCAAGTTTGGGTTTCTGCTCGATCGCGCGGTGCAGCTGGACTGTCAGATGCTGGCCACCGGCCATTATGCACAGGTTGAAGAGCTCGATGGGCAGTATCATCTGAGGCGTGCGATCGATCCCAAAAAAGATCAGGCCTATTTCCTGCACCGCCTGTCCCAGAAACAGCTGGCACATATTCTTTTCCCGCTTGGCGGCTGGACCAAAGATAAAGTCAAACAGTGGTCGACAGACCACAATCTTCCTGTCGTTCCCCGCGGCGAAAGTCAGGATCTCTGCTTCGTTGAGGCCGGTAGATATGCCGAATTTGTGGAAACCCGTATTCCGGAGATTAAGAAAAAGGGAGAGGTTCTCGACGATCAGGGAAATGTACTGGCGGAGCACGAAGGAATTCACCGTTTTACTGTCGGGCAGCGCGGCGGAACCGGCGTGGCGACCGGAGAGCGCGTTTATGTCAGCGATATTAACGCCGACGACAACAGCATCACACTCGCTCCTCGCGAGAAAGTGATGAAATCGAGCTGCGTTGTGACCGATGCGCACTGGATCTCAGGAGTGTTTCCAAACCTTGGAAACTCATTGCATGAGGGCGCTGATAATCTTCCCGACATTGGAAAGTTTACGGTGCAATCCCGTTATGGCCACCGCGGTGCAGCAGCAGCCATTGAGAAAATCAGCGACAGCGAGTTTCGTGTGCTCTTCGATGAGCCGCAGTTTGCATTGACACCGGGGCAGGCGGCCGTCGTCTTTTCTGATACCGAATGTCTCGGCGGCGGCTGGATCCTGAACGCTGAATGA
- a CDS encoding tetratricopeptide repeat protein — protein sequence MQKQSSIFLIAAAGLTLLFGCSETVHKREYSGSSSCMECHEKFYKLWAPSHHAKALQPWSADLAAALPPQPEPIEAEGLFYMTHITPERGWMSDDQGKEYNIKYAMGGKNYYNFLTLMDDGRLQVLPVIYDVQHDEWKNTTLSMLRHFEDGQQDTPVSWRDSMLTFNAECFRCHVSQSESNYDPETDTYATTWEEPGISCESCHGPASEHVRVCKEAPTNNPPKNLEIIKWNEMSVEQQNASCAGCHTKGGAITDGFETQDNYWDHYDLTTFEHADYYPNGRDLGENYTMGSWWLSPCATKGNLSCTYCHTSSGRYKFKDNPNEACLPCHEKRRLDAAEHMHHPNGGATKCTDCHMAMHSFGGMNQSDHSMRPPMPNLSIAVGSRNACTLCHTDKSNEWALEHVREWHPTFDKDTEFEMKRALLVQALRDGDWDQLPAVLDYIKDPESDPLFTTSMIRLLPPTNDPQQHSILRDLATEAKHPLVRSAAAAALDGDNNPGDRPTLLAALSDPIRLVRVRAAERLAAVPEKEIPEPDRDSFKAAMEEMWTANNLRLDHWGSHYNAANILMRQQRYRKAAEKYDRAHELRDDIAPPLINGAMAFANLNELEAAETRLIQATRLPEPSPEAHFNLGLLYAEQGKTDQAETHLRKAFELQPQNAQAAYNLAILVSNKNMPETFRLLRAAIEADPYNPRHVETLAYYYMQTRQPDLAKKIIEQAFERGVTSPGLQSMYGQIGQ from the coding sequence CAGCGGATCGTCGAGCTGTATGGAATGCCACGAAAAGTTCTATAAACTGTGGGCGCCATCACACCACGCCAAGGCGCTTCAGCCGTGGTCGGCGGATCTGGCAGCCGCCCTGCCTCCTCAACCGGAGCCGATTGAGGCAGAAGGTCTCTTCTACATGACGCACATCACCCCCGAACGCGGGTGGATGAGTGACGATCAGGGCAAGGAATACAATATCAAATACGCGATGGGCGGCAAAAACTACTACAATTTCCTGACGCTCATGGACGACGGCCGCCTGCAGGTGCTGCCGGTTATTTATGATGTGCAGCATGACGAATGGAAAAACACAACGCTCAGCATGCTGCGCCATTTTGAAGATGGGCAGCAGGACACGCCGGTCAGCTGGCGCGATTCCATGCTGACGTTTAACGCGGAGTGTTTCCGGTGTCACGTCAGTCAGAGCGAATCAAATTATGATCCGGAGACAGATACGTATGCCACCACATGGGAAGAGCCGGGCATCAGCTGCGAATCGTGTCACGGTCCGGCCTCCGAACATGTACGGGTCTGCAAAGAAGCTCCCACCAACAATCCACCGAAGAATCTGGAAATCATCAAATGGAACGAGATGTCCGTCGAACAGCAAAACGCGTCCTGTGCCGGATGCCACACAAAAGGCGGGGCCATCACCGATGGATTTGAAACCCAAGACAACTATTGGGATCATTATGACCTCACCACCTTTGAACACGCCGACTACTACCCGAACGGCCGCGACCTCGGGGAAAATTATACAATGGGCAGCTGGTGGCTCAGCCCCTGCGCGACCAAAGGCAATCTGAGCTGCACATATTGCCACACATCCAGCGGCCGCTATAAATTCAAGGACAATCCCAACGAAGCCTGCCTGCCCTGCCATGAGAAACGCCGTCTGGACGCGGCCGAACACATGCACCATCCCAACGGCGGAGCCACCAAATGTACAGACTGCCATATGGCCATGCATTCGTTCGGCGGCATGAACCAGTCCGACCACTCGATGCGTCCACCAATGCCCAACCTCAGCATCGCGGTCGGGTCACGCAATGCCTGCACCCTCTGCCACACCGACAAATCCAATGAATGGGCTCTGGAACATGTGCGCGAATGGCATCCGACGTTTGACAAAGACACCGAGTTTGAAATGAAACGCGCCCTGCTCGTACAGGCATTGCGCGACGGCGACTGGGACCAGCTTCCCGCCGTACTTGATTACATTAAAGATCCGGAATCCGATCCGCTCTTCACCACCTCGATGATCCGACTGCTTCCTCCAACCAACGATCCACAGCAGCACAGCATTCTTCGAGATCTGGCCACCGAAGCAAAACATCCGCTGGTGCGCTCTGCAGCCGCAGCCGCACTCGACGGAGACAATAATCCCGGCGACCGCCCGACGCTGCTGGCGGCCCTGTCCGATCCGATCCGCCTCGTTCGCGTCCGCGCCGCCGAGCGTCTTGCGGCAGTCCCCGAAAAAGAAATTCCGGAACCGGACCGTGATTCATTCAAAGCCGCCATGGAGGAAATGTGGACCGCCAACAATCTGCGACTCGACCACTGGGGCTCGCACTACAACGCCGCCAATATCCTGATGCGCCAGCAGCGTTACCGCAAAGCCGCCGAAAAATATGATCGCGCTCACGAGCTGCGCGACGACATTGCACCTCCGCTCATCAATGGAGCGATGGCGTTCGCCAACCTCAATGAGCTTGAAGCAGCGGAAACCCGTCTGATCCAGGCAACCCGGCTGCCGGAACCGTCCCCGGAAGCCCACTTCAATCTGGGACTGCTCTATGCCGAACAGGGCAAAACCGATCAGGCAGAAACGCATCTGCGCAAAGCTTTTGAGCTTCAGCCGCAAAATGCTCAGGCCGCTTACAACCTGGCAATCCTGGTTTCGAACAAAAATATGCCCGAAACCTTCCGGCTTCTGAGAGCCGCCATTGAAGCGGATCCGTACAATCCGCGCCATGTGGAAACCCTGGCGTATTACTACATGCAGACCCGCCAGCCCGATCTGGCAAAAAAGATCATCGAACAGGCCTTCGAGCGCGGGGTGACTTCTCCGGGCCTTCAAAGCATGTATGGACAAATCGGCCAATAA